One window of Bacillus sp. THAF10 genomic DNA carries:
- a CDS encoding YlbG family protein — MLSQRQGIVVWLHSLKQAKLLRRYGNVIYISKKLKYVLFYCNRDDVEMLVEKLNKQSYVKKVDVSPKHAIKTHYENSRPDKAKEYDYKMGL, encoded by the coding sequence ATGTTATCACAAAGACAAGGTATCGTTGTCTGGCTTCATTCATTGAAACAGGCGAAGCTTTTAAGACGTTACGGGAACGTTATTTATATATCCAAAAAGTTAAAATATGTGCTTTTCTATTGTAATCGTGATGACGTAGAGATGCTGGTAGAAAAGCTGAACAAACAATCCTATGTAAAAAAGGTCGATGTTTCTCCAAAGCATGCCATTAAAACTCATTATGAAAATTCGCGACCAGATAAAGCAAAAGAATACGATTACAAAATGGGTCTATAA
- a CDS encoding methylthioribose kinase — protein sequence MIQRFIELGEGYSDIYELMELAKSNSDRLQHMMMLHTEKNDRKLSSFVVVMKPTNPGDFQALYISLEGIPNYHHQSNKRAELFLNLAETLNKQVIQFDVKPSSTFVEKELFFQYLIGILRLNHYIPALK from the coding sequence CTTGGAGAAGGGTATTCAGATATTTACGAGCTGATGGAGCTTGCTAAAAGCAATAGTGATAGATTACAGCATATGATGATGTTACATACAGAAAAAAACGATCGTAAGCTATCATCTTTTGTAGTGGTAATGAAACCAACAAATCCTGGTGATTTTCAAGCACTTTATATCAGTTTAGAAGGAATTCCAAACTACCATCATCAAAGCAATAAACGTGCCGAGCTTTTCTTAAATTTAGCGGAAACACTAAACAAACAGGTTATTCAATTTGATGTAAAGCCATCTAGTACCTTTGTAGAAAAAGAGTTGTTCTTCCAATATCTCATTGGAATTCTTCGATTAAATCATTATATTCCTGCCCTGAAATAA